One Thermoplasmata archaeon genomic window, CGCCTCCTGGGTGGTCCGGAAAGGAGACGATCGTCTTCACGGCCAGGGACCTCTCAGGGGCGAGTGTTTCTGATGACGTCGAGGTTCTGGTGACGGACTCCAGCCGCCCACCATATATCAGGATGTCGGTCAGAGATGTGACAATAAAGGAGGATGGGAGCGACTCCTCGATAGACCTCAAGGAGGTCTTCGCGGACTCCGACGCCGACAGCGTGCTTGAGTTCGGCTGCGAGGGCGCGTCGTCGATTCACGTGGAAATCTCAAACGGCGTGGTTACCCTAACCCCGGCCCCGAACTGGAACGGCGTCGAGGTGCTCCAGTTCTGGGCCTCCGATGGAATGTTCAGCCCCGTGTTCGACGATTGCAAGGTGACTGTGACTCCGGTCAACGACCCGCCATTCCAAAAAGAGCCCCTGAGCATCGAGTTTGAGGAAGACTCCTCTCCCGATACGATTTTCCTAGATAAATACTTCGGGGATGTGGACGGCGACAAGCTGACCTACTCCACTAGGTCCCCCCAGGGGCTGACGGTCACCATCTACTCCCGGACGAACGAAATGTCCCTCTCCCCGGCCCTGAACTTCAACGGCGAGCTCACAATTAGCCTGAAGGTCAGCGACGGGCAGGACGAGATTCAGGTAACCGTCCCAGTGAGAATTATCTCCGTTGATGACCCACCGATAATAACCGACTGGCTCCCCGGCGGGAACGTGGTCTGCACCGAGGGTGACGAGCTAACCTTCAAGGTCAGCGCTGTTGATGTGGACGGCGACGAGCTCGGCGTGCTCTGGGAAATCGACCAGTGCTTCACCCACCTGAAGAGGTTCGAAGACAAGTTCGAGATTAAGGTAAAGGCTCTCGCGGAGAACGGCCTCGGACCCGGCACCTGGACCTTGACGGCGTGGGTGGATGGCGGCGAGAAGGCCTCCGTCCCCCACTCGTGGAGCGTTACCGTGAGGCACGGAAACCGCCCCCCCTCCACTCCGGTCATAACATCCCCGGACCCCTCGAAGAACTACACCTCCGCACAGGAACTTACATTCTCGGCGAGCTCCGAGGACCCCGATGGGGACCTCCTGAGCTACAGATGGCTCATAGACGGCGTCGAGGTCTCCACCAGCCAGAGCTTCTTGACGAAGCTCCCCGTGGGGCTCCACAAGGTCAAGGTCACGGTCTCCGATGGGAGGGGAGGAGTTGCGGATTCACAAGAGATGATGATAAATATCCTCAAGCCGCCGAAGAGGGGCGGCGCGGGTAGCACCCCCGGGTTCGAGGCTCTAGCGCTGGCCAGTGCGCTGGCGGCCACGGTAGTTCTCCTCCGCAAGAGGAAATAGAGAGAAGGCCCCGGACAAAGGGAGATGCGGCGCGGAAGAGAGGTTGATGGAGGGAATTCTCCACTAAATATTTATCGAACCTTCATTATCGGTGCTTCCGTCATGACCGCAGCCGGGGTTGATGTCGGTTCAATAGCCACCAAAGCTGTTCTCCTCGCCGATGGCAGAATGCTCGCACACGCTACCAGACCGACCGGCCTAGACGCCGCGGGCGCCGCGCTCGGGGCGCTTGAGGAGTGCTGCGGGGCCGCTGGAGTCTGCAGGGAGGACCTGGTAGCGATTGTGGCGACGGGCAATGGAAGGAAGGCGATTCCTTTCGCAACGAAGGAGGTCTCCGAGATAATGGCCTTCGCGAAGGGGGCCCGGCACCTCCTGCCGCAGGTGAGGACCGCTATCGACCTAGGTGGCCAGGGAATTCGAGTTATTTCAATGAGCGAGCAGGGGACGGTGGTCAAGTTCCTGACCAACGACAAGTGCTCGACGGGCACGGGCTGCTTCCTCGAGGTGATGGCGGCGGCGCTTGACACAAAGACTGAGGAGCTTGGGAGGCTCGCGCTCGCCTCGAAGGTGCACCACAACATCAGCAACACCTGCACCGTGTTTGCGGAGTCGGAGGTGGTATCGCTCGTCGCGAGGGGGAAGAACAGGGAGGACATCATCGCCGGCCTCCTCGACGCCATGGCGGCCAAGGTAAAGACGATGGTCAACCAGCTCGGGCTCAGGAGGGAGGTCTTCTTCGGCGGCGGAGTGGCGAGGAACGAGGGGGCCGTGAGAGCATTAGAGGGGGCGCTAGGGGTCCCGCTCCATGTGCCCGATAACCCGGACGTCATAGGGGCACTCGGCGCGGCGCTCAGCGCGGGGGTGAGGTGAGGTGGCCGGCGGGTGCATGGTGCGGGGCTCCGGCGCGGCGCGGATGCAGGCGGTGGAGGGGTGGCCGTGATAACCGCTGGAGTGGACGTTGGCTCGACCTACACGAAGGTCTCAATTCTGGCCGATGGTAAGGTCGTCGGCTACGCAGTCGTGCCAACGGGCGCGGACGCGGAGGCGGCGGCGGCGGAGTGCCTCAAGAGAGCCCTCGAGATGGCGAGGCTGAAGAGGCCGGACGTGCAGTACATCGTCTCCACGGGCTATGGAAGGAAGCTTGTCCAGCTCACGATAGCCAATGAGTCCGTCAGCGAGATAATGGCCAACGCTGCCGGAACGAGGTTCATCGCTGCGGACAAAGGCATACGCACCATTTTGGACATCGGAGGGCAGGACACGAAAATAATATCCCTTGATGCAAAGGGGAACATGGTCAAGTTCCAAATGAACGACAGGTGCGCCGCCGGAACCGGCCGCTTCCTCGAGGTCATGGCTAGGGTTCTCGAGATACCACTCGACCAGCTCGGCCCGGAGAGCCTGAAGTCCAAGAACCCGGTCACAATCAGCAGCACCTGTACCGTCTTCGCAAAGTCCGAGGTGGCGTCGATGCTCGCGCGCAGGGTGCCCAAGGAGGACATCGCCGCAGGAATCCATAAGTCAATGGCGGAGAGGATGGCGATAATGGCGAGGAAGGTCGGTGTGGTGGAGAGGGTCTTCTTCGACGGGGGTCCTGCGAGGAACATCGGTATGCGGAAGGCGATGGAGGACGAACTTAAGGTGAAGCTCGTGGTCCCGGAGATGCCGCAGATAGTGACCTCGATAGGCGCCGCGCGAATCGCCGCGGAGAGGGCGGCAGCTAAGGGGGCGGGGTAGGCGCTTTTACGCGCCCGCAAATATATATGCGCGCATACAATTCTGTTTCAGAGGAGGAATTAGATGAAAATGAAAAATGGAGCAAGGGCAGCCGCTGCACTTATAATGGTGCTCGCCCTTCTGCCCGGACCCGCTGGGGCTGTTGAGGGCAGGGGAGCGCCTGTGATTCAGGACCTGACCCAGCTGACCCCGGCCCCCCTCCACGGTGAACAGCTCGTCTTCAGGGCCTGCTGCACCGACCCCGACGGCGATGGAATTCGGGAGAGCCTTCTGATTCTCGATGGCATCGCCCTGCAAATGGCCGAGAATGACCCGGCCGACATTGACACCACCGACGGGAAGCTCTTCAGCCTCAACTGGAGCGCCAAGGGCGGCAGCCACATCTACGCCTTCGCCTTCTCCGACGGTACGGACTGGACCAACACGACCCTCCATGAATTCGAGGTCCTCTGGGCCCCGCCCTCCGGCGACTGGGAGGTCCGGGAGGAACTGAGTGTGGCCAACGCAACCATCGAGCTCAGGGGGAACCTGCTGGTCAGAAGCGGCGGGACGCTCGAGCTCAGCAACACCACAATAAAAATCAACGGGGACGTGGACGGGAGGTACGGCGTTCTTGTGGAGCGGGGGGCGAGCCTCGCTCTGCGCAATGGCTCCAAGGTGACGAAATCGACGGGGGCCAAGGCCTACACATTCCGCGTCATGCCCGG contains:
- a CDS encoding tandem-95 repeat protein, with the protein product MKTGTAVVASLVIALSAVLTAAPASACHGQTVEVVGLNTSWTDNNMSPNTVTLEPPTQTVTPGQSYEYHIKMTLTPGCGSNYFLYASLGTVPAGWRATYTTGPGGTGDDLSNVDNKACGNGNVVINAYLNVTAPDWAGEGETAIITAMIGADDNARNDKDLVYVKTRTKVHIPDPPVVVANPIPDFEMPEDTEDSTRINLATVFKDTDNDPITFGVNTPNHFTVKILGDGRVTIAPNKDWNGMEVLSFWCTDGITRAYDDVAVTVTPVPDPPVVAAPMKDFAIPEDGEDGTTVTLSRVFYDADVPYGDRLTYTFTGQENISVTIKADTKVLFRPPPGWSGKETIVFTARDLSGASVSDDVEVLVTDSSRPPYIRMSVRDVTIKEDGSDSSIDLKEVFADSDADSVLEFGCEGASSIHVEISNGVVTLTPAPNWNGVEVLQFWASDGMFSPVFDDCKVTVTPVNDPPFQKEPLSIEFEEDSSPDTIFLDKYFGDVDGDKLTYSTRSPQGLTVTIYSRTNEMSLSPALNFNGELTISLKVSDGQDEIQVTVPVRIISVDDPPIITDWLPGGNVVCTEGDELTFKVSAVDVDGDELGVLWEIDQCFTHLKRFEDKFEIKVKALAENGLGPGTWTLTAWVDGGEKASVPHSWSVTVRHGNRPPSTPVITSPDPSKNYTSAQELTFSASSEDPDGDLLSYRWLIDGVEVSTSQSFLTKLPVGLHKVKVTVSDGRGGVADSQEMMINILKPPKRGGAGSTPGFEALALASALAATVVLLRKRK
- a CDS encoding acyl-CoA dehydratase activase, producing the protein MTAAGVDVGSIATKAVLLADGRMLAHATRPTGLDAAGAALGALEECCGAAGVCREDLVAIVATGNGRKAIPFATKEVSEIMAFAKGARHLLPQVRTAIDLGGQGIRVISMSEQGTVVKFLTNDKCSTGTGCFLEVMAAALDTKTEELGRLALASKVHHNISNTCTVFAESEVVSLVARGKNREDIIAGLLDAMAAKVKTMVNQLGLRREVFFGGGVARNEGAVRALEGALGVPLHVPDNPDVIGALGAALSAGVR
- a CDS encoding acyl-CoA dehydratase activase, whose product is MHGAGLRRGADAGGGGVAVITAGVDVGSTYTKVSILADGKVVGYAVVPTGADAEAAAAECLKRALEMARLKRPDVQYIVSTGYGRKLVQLTIANESVSEIMANAAGTRFIAADKGIRTILDIGGQDTKIISLDAKGNMVKFQMNDRCAAGTGRFLEVMARVLEIPLDQLGPESLKSKNPVTISSTCTVFAKSEVASMLARRVPKEDIAAGIHKSMAERMAIMARKVGVVERVFFDGGPARNIGMRKAMEDELKVKLVVPEMPQIVTSIGAARIAAERAAAKGAG